The nucleotide window TAACGTTACTGTGCTATAGAAGAGGAATCTGTTTTGTATGCAACTAGTCCATtcggctagctagttagctacccaAGGCCAGATAGGCATTACGTTTAGGGAAAGCGGTTATCATCATAATTATCATCATGGCCAGTATTGATGTGAGCACAAGCGAAGATGGACCTGTCAACGGGCACACGTCATGGGCTTGCAAATCACAGGAGCGCCAACTCTCTGACATCCTTCTCCCAGTACAATCAAGTGACAACACTGACATCAGTCAGATCGACAGAGACACACCAAACGGGTAAGACACCTTGTTTATCATCTTCTCCACTGACAAACATTCCCATACCACAGTGACCTCGTCAACCTTTAAAGGATCACACATAAACTGTTTATGCATGCCTTAACTCAAATTGAAACGTTACAGGAAACCCCAGACTGTCATAGCTAGCTATCTAGACTAACTTCCACTCTCTAGAATAGTTAAAGCACCAATATTCAAATCCTTGATTTTCTTAATCAAAATACTGTTACCCTCTGACATTTGATCTCACACTTGTGTTTGTCCTCCTCAGGTGTGTTCCAGTGCTCCTGGAGCAGATAGAGGAGGGGTCTCCGTGTGTCATCACCCTGTGCTGTGCACCCCACTGCCCTGCCCTCATCACCAGCCTGCTGGTGACCAGCGAGGCCCGCACAATTGAGGTCTACTCCCAGGCTGGGGACTACTGTGGCACCTGCCGCGGGGAGAGAGACCCCAACGCACAGCCTGACAGGTAGATGGCTACTTCAACTGTGAACTCTTTATCTGCACCCCATTTGGtactattcccaatatagtgcactacctttgactagctataaagggaaaagggtgccattttgggactcaCCCCCTGGAATAGTTTGAATGATTAAGCAATACAGCTGTGGATAACTATTGCACATCTCTGTATGTTTGACAGCGTAGCACCTTTTTTTGTATTAACAAATATTATTCTAAAAGGTTTATGGTATGGCTTTGGCATTTCCATGCTAAAGGATCCATAAGCACCACAATTAGTCTATATTTATTTTAAATGAAGgcatatatacttttttttcaaccattttctagCGTAAAtattaggaataagcaaaggctttgatttctggtcaaacagatggaaaagtgGTTTCAGAAAATATCTGCCAGAAAAGACCGCTGCCAGTTAATATCAACACCTGTATTTAGTTATGGAGAAATTAAATAcatgagggaggataatgaaagttcacaaaagtaacaagtaaaggtagacctaccaattagtgtTTGGTTTATATCTGTTTGGTTTATggattattaagtgattaaaacaaaacattctgttaccaaatttcATTTGAATGTccacaggttttttttttttttggtaccGCTTCGGACCGGCTAAAATTTCAACGTCCACAGATGTTGATTTTTGGtccggaccagccttgatttggcccaaacatccggtctggaccggaccaaatctgaaccaatcatagacatctatgtttcacaagtttggagagtacagtaaagtaaaaaaaaagttgAGTATAGTAGAAGCGTtatattcagtacagtacactagagttgagtacactataatgtattgtactgtactgagctatactctactgtactaaactatactatactgtgctgtactttAATGTCCAAACTTGTGGAACATAGATGTCTATAATTGGTTCATATTTAGTCTGTTCTGGACCAaacaaatttggtcttgtttgggggcggagctcattaaaataatagcctGTGTGTAGAATAacacccaaatatgcaaaggaggatattgcatatttatacctttgtacctatttaggatacatcaccatgaagagaatggcattcttatccataattatgcatttctgtgtagtacagatcagggacccatgatgcaATTCCATTACGGGgtataaatccacttcacttactgtagttcaataacccaaatatatatatattttttaagtcaaggtgtcatgtcatagctgacaccccattctttctgcagacattttttaaacttaattcggagcagatatttatcTTTTTGGAAAGTGTGGTCACATAAAAAATGGACAGATTTTAccgaaattctgttaccaaactttgcatctgcacagttctacCAGTAactgtttttttgtaaaaatgtctGTGTAAATTGCTAAAAGCAATCCTtatgcatagagttgtatggtttgttaaacttagaaattcatggtttttgtttggcatacatttcaaAGAGAAAAATCTGTCTCAATGCAATTCTGTTGCCCTCTTCTAAATGGGTACAGTATGATAATTGAGTGTAGTATGATCTGTCCTTTTTTTATTGCTTGCCAGTGCAGAGAGAGGACCCTTCTACAGGAATCACTTAATATTGGAGTCCCCTACCACATCATGTGAGGTGAAGGTATGTATGTCAACCACAGCTTTCAAATTAACAGTAGTTTCTGTCCCATTCCTGTTTATTCCCTACTAGCACATAGCCATGTCTCTGTGAACATGAAATCCATTGACCCATCCCCTTTTACCTGTCTAGTTATCATAGTGTGGGTGGAATGGTATGGGTGATGCCCTCTCCTGGGCTATAACCTCTGTTTCCTCAGCTGCTGTCTCTTGGTGGGCGAGGGAGCGTGGCTGTGGCTCGGGTCGTGATGGGCCTGCAGACAATGACATCTGCGGACTGCTCTCTGAGCCTGGGGCCCAGCATCGACATGCTCCGTGTGCAGTCCATGATGGAGGAAATGGGCACCAGCCTCTCACCGGGGGCCCAGAGCCTAATGAACATGGTCCAGTTTCAGCAGAAGGTGGGTTCTCCGCTGACGTCAAAGCATCCACAGTCACCAATACCAGTCAAAAGAAGCCTCAGTGGAAAATTACACAGGCTGGAATTACACAGAAGACACTGTCTCTATTGTATTCTATTGTATTGTTCATTCTTCTACCCACTAAGATGGCTGTCGGATAGCGAGAAGCTCAAGACTAGTGAACAGAGAACACAGAAGACAATCGCTGTATTGTATGGTAATCAAGGTCTTTGGTGTTTTTCCAGAACAAAGCTGACTCACTGAGTGGGTTTCTGCCCTTCCTCTTGGGCAGTGGGGCTCTCTCTGCTCTTGCTAAAGGAACTAACGGACCCTCTGAAGCTACAGCTGACATTCAACAGCCTTCAGTCAACACCAGCTTCCAGCCAGACAAGATGTCTGACTCTGCCTCCTCAGATCCATTTCCCCAGTCTCGGGCAGCCTCCAATACTCACACCAGCCTGGCAGACATGATGTCACCCTTCCTTAATGGCCAGCCAGGAGGACGGAGGCCCTGCATCGGCCCAGACATGCTCCCTATGCTACAGAGTGTGTGTGGGCAGGTGACACAGCTCCGCATCGAGGACGCCTCAAAGACATCCAGTGGCCCGCGGTGAGTATGATGACTGGTGGTGGCTTTATGGCGGGGCTAACTACAATGTAAAACTCCCTCTGAACATTTACATGGTGTGGTCGGAGTAGAATGGAGTCCAGATGTTGTGGTTAGGACTCAAGTGGATGGGGGATGTCAGGGCTGACCATGTCTGTCTGTGGGTTTGGTAATGGTTCTGGCTGCATTGTGGTGTGTCTCTGTTTATGTTCCAGGAAATGtctgtgtatggtttgtgtctgtatgACTGTGCAGGTCTTGTTGTCATGGAAGACTTCTGGTCCAGTGAAACCTGTGAGAATAGCGAGGATATGTTCGAGTGCAATGTTAACATGGGAGGGTGACAGCACTAAAGGGAGATCCTTTAATTCCTATGAAAACCTATTCTTTGATGGATCGTCTGTCTTGCAGGCAGGagcatgtctgctgcagagagctGGAGCAGGTTATGGAGAGACGTCTGGGCCAGATGGAGAGGAGGCTGATGGAACACATGGACCAGCGGCTTGACGCCCTGCAACTGCGCCTGGAAACGGCCTTACTGCAGACCCTGGACCTTCCCCTTAGCCACCTCAAGACCACAGCACCCATGCTTGACCAGCCTCAGGCCCTGCACTAACTTCAGACCTAGTTCCTGCACTAACTCAATCCCAACTCCGGCCTCTATCCAAACCACAGCCCCTGCCTCATCCCCTACCCCAGGCCCCACTGACTCCAGCCCCTTGCATTGACTCCagcccctaccctaccctatcccCAGCCCCATGCACCAGTCACAGCCCCTGCACTGACTGCGACCAATAACCTGCACCCAATAACCAGCACTCAATAAACTGAACCCAATAACCCAACTCTCCAGAGACAAGCTGCTTTTGACTGTAGTTTTACCACTTGCGCATGTTTGTAAAataatgtctgtctgtgtgtgttgtaaaTTTGACTCCCTTTCATATTCTGTATATTAACAGACGGTTTAAATAACTGCACTGTATGATCAAAGAgtgaaaataaatgtatttatacTGTAACAACTACAGAACATTTTTGTATTATTCTTTGAGCAAGGGTAAATATAAAAAATGATCTAACAAAACATGCTCTCCAGTCCACACCTGCTAAACATATTCATTCCTCTGTAATGTAAAAAAGTAATGTTTATGTTGGTAAAGGTGAAGCACTAGGTGGAGCCGTTGGTTTGATGTCTTTGGTAGGACTCCATTACAGCATTACAGAGGGCTCCATTGCTGCATCCTTGAAAAGGTCACCACACCCCGGGCCGATCTTTCCGGGAAAAGCTCAGCTGACTAAATAGTTTAAGGATTATGTAAAACATGAATTTACCAGCATGATGTGCTGGATGTTTGCCGTGGATTACAGTACCAGCTAAATCAATAAAGAATTATCGAGAAGAATACTCCTTTGTATAAATCATGGTCATGCATCAAACAGGATGGAAAGAGTGGAATCCCACTGGGCAGACAGTCAGTCCAATGTGGTGTCTACCACTGACTGCTTTTTCAAACCTGGAAGATGTGGATGTCTGTGTGTTGTCCACACTCCTGATCATTCTACACTCACCCAGTGAGCCAGGTCACAAGAGTGGGCCAACGTTTCCCTCCAGGACCTGTAGACTAGACATACATACTTCAGACAGCTTCAAACTACAGAGCCATAGGTCAGTGCTGGTTGACTGGACCCAGCCAGGCAGAACAGCTTCCTGTGAGCAAACAGCAGGTCCTGGGGAAAAAAAGGCATGTAGAGCGATACCAACTGTATCAACAATATCCGACTGCTGGTGCTCCAACTCTGCATGGCTATGGAGGGAACAAATCAAAACCTGTTGGATTTCTGAAGTGTAAAGTAGTGAAGAACACTCCACAGCGTTTcactactgtagcctactatgtCTGTCTGCTCTTAGAAATCAATGCTCTATTTGTAACATACAGATTAGGGCCTGTATGTCACAGAGTAGGAGTAGGATCAGTTTTATACAGGCCCAGAGCAATAAATGTGTTAATGATTTGAAGGCAACAGTGAAAGATCTGCCTCGGGGCCTGTTGGTAAGAAACCCCTCTCAGATCGACATCATTCTGATATATTGTActgttcattttttttttttttgggggggggatcagctttaatattgcagatagattgtgttGTTAGTTAGCACAACGGTATTCTCATTTGGCCCCAGTCCAACACTCATATTAACCTAGATGGATGAGTCATCCAATAAATGGTACACTTTTATTAATACACATTCATCATATCCTTAGCATTCATCTACACTGTAACTGTAGCCTTTCAGGGGGTAGTCTACTTCCCCACTAACACATGGGAACTACATTAACAGCAGATCGCTTAGTTTGACTGATGGGGCATTTACAGTATTTCTAGAAGCCTTGAGCTATCCTTTACAGTACATTAACCAAACATTTAATCGGTGAGGCCTCTGAAACTGATGTCACActgtggttgcatcccaaatggcaccctttcccctatatatcgtgcactacttttgaccatatccctatgggccctggtcaaaagcactgcacactacatagggaatgaggtgccatttgggatgtgtgAAAGGTAAGAGTGAGGTCATGTTTTCCATCTAGGTTCCATGCTTCAGCCGAGCCCAAAGAACATGCAACGGAACGGATACTGTAGATTATTATGTAATGGATCCTTCCCTGTATATAAATCACCTCATACTGTGGGTAATTCATATAATACTTAATGTCGCACCCTAGCAGTTCACTGAggatataaatcaaatcaaatcaaatcaaattttattggccacatgcgccgaatacaacaggtgcagacattacagtgaaatgcttacttacagcccttaaccaacagtgcatttatttttaacaaaaaagtaaaaataaaacaacaacaaaaaagtgttgagaaaaaaagagcagaagtaaaataaaataacagtaagggaggctatatatacagggggtaccggtgcagagtcaatgtgcggggccaccggctagttgaggtagtttaagtaatatgtacatgtgggcagagttaaagtgactatgcataaataattaacagagtagcagcagcgtaaaaggatgggggtgggggggggggtgggggcagtgcaaatagtccgggtagccatgattagctgttcaggagtcttatggcttgggggtagaagctgttgataagtcttttggacctagacttggcactccggtaccgcttgccgtgcggtagcagagagaacagtctatgactagggtggctggagtctttgacaattttgagtgctttcctctgacaccgcctggtatagaggtcctggatggcaggaagcttggccccagtgatgtactgggccgtacgcactaccctctgtagtgccttgtggtcggaggccaagcagttgccataccaggcggtgatgcaaccagtcaggatgctctcgatggtgcagctgtagaattttttgaggatttgaggacccatgccaaatcttttcagtctcctgagggggaataggctttgtcgtgccctcttcacgactgtcttggtgtgtttggaccatgatagttcgttggtgatgtggacaccaaggaacttgaagctctcaacctgttccactacagccccgtcgaccagaatgggggcgtgctcagtcctcttttttttcctgtagtccacaataatctcctttgtcttggtcacgttgagggagaggttgttgtcctggcaccacacggccaggtctctgacctcctccctataggctgtctcatcgttgtcggtgatcaggcctaccactgttgtgtcgtcggcaaacgtaatgatggtgttggagtcgtgcctggccatgcagtcatgggtgaagagggagtacaggagggggactgagcacgcaccccctgaggggccccgtgttgaggatcagtgtggcagatgtgttgttacatacccttaccacttgggggcggcctgtcaggaagtccaggatccagttgcagagggaggtgtttagtcccaggatccttagcttagtgatgagctttgagggcactatggtgttgaatgctgagctgtagtcaatgaatagcattctcacgtaggtgttcctcttgtccaggtgggaaagggcagtgtggagtgcaatagagattgcatcatctgtggatctgttggggcggtatgcaaattggagtgggtctagggtttctgggataatgctgttgatgtgagccatgaccagcctttcgaagcacttcatggctacagacatcagtgctacgggtcggtagtcatttaggcaggttatcttagagtccttgggtacggggactatggtggtctgcttgaaacatgttggtattacagactcagtcagggacatgttgaaaatgtcagtgaagacacttgccagttggtcagcacatgctcggagtacggtaatccgtctggccctgcggccttgtgaatgttgacctgcttaaaagtcttactcacatcggctacggagagcgtgatcacatagtcatccggaacagctggtgctctcatgcatgcttcagtgttgcttgcctcgaagcgagcatagaagtggtttagctcgtctggaattcttgtgtcactgggcagctcgcggctgtgcttccctttgtagtctgtaatagttttcaagccctgccacatccgacgagcgtcagagccagtgtagtatgattcaatcttagtcctgtattgactctttgcctgtttgatggttcgtcggagggcatagcgggatttcttagaagcgtccgggttagagtcccgctccttgaaagcggcagctctaccctttagctcagtgcggatgtttcctgtaatccatggcttctggttggggtatgtacgtacggtcactgtggggccgacatcatcgatgcacttattgatgaagccagtgactgatgtggtgtactcctcaatgctatctgaagaatcccagaacatgttccagtctgtgctagcaaaacagtcctgtagcttagcatctgtgtcatctgaccacttttttattaaccgagtcactggtgcttcctgctttagtttttgcttataagcaggaatcaggaggatagagttatggtcagatttgccaaatggagggcgagggagagctttgtatgcgtctctgtgtgtggagtaaaggtggtctagagttttttttttcctctggttgcacatttaacatgctggtagaaattaggtagaacggatttaagtttccctgcattaaagtccccggccactaggagcgctgcatctggatgagcgttttcctgttgatttatggccttatacagctcattcaatgcaatcttaatgccagcattggtttgtggagGTAAAtggacagctatgaaaaatatagatgaaaactctcttggtaaatagtgtggtctacagcttatcatataTGGGAGGAGGTGACCATAAGAAAATGTAAGAGATGACCATTGTTGAGAGATGACCTAATTCTTTTAGTCTTTTCTTtactgcaaatcaaatcaaatgtgattggtcgcgtacacagatttgcagatgttatcgcaggtgcagtgaaatgcttgtgtttttagctccaacagtgcagtaatacctagcaataaaaaatgcaatacacacataatccagaaaaattaagaaatatcagaatgagcaatgtcagagactgaaatatatatatagtatatacactgagtgtacaaaacattaggaacaccttcctaatattgagttgcacccgcccttttgccctcagaacagcctcaatttgtcagggaaTGGAATCTACAAGGtcttgaaagcattccacagggatgctggcccgtgttgaatccaatgcttcccacagttgtgtcaagttggctggatgtcctttgggtggcggaccattcttgatacatacgggaaactgttgagcgtgaaaaacccaggagcgttgcagttcttgacacactcaaaccagtgcgcctggcaactactaccataccccgttcaaaggcacttaaatattctggtcttgcccattcaccctctgaatggcacacatacacaatccatgtctcaattgtctcaaggcttaaaaatccttctttaacctgtctcctccccttcatctacactgattgatgtggatttaacaagtgacatcaataagggatcatagctttcacctggtcagtctatcactcagtgtatgtatatatatatatatatatatatatatatatatatatatatatatatatatgtcacgaTCGCttacggatgagacggaccaaggcgcagcgtgataagcgtacatatttattaacgtactgaacacgaacaaaacaacaaacgatacgtgaagtccaaggtagactaataacatacctatacggaacaagatcccacacagactggtgccaaacaggctgcctatgtatggtccccaatcagagacaacgagctacagctgcctctgattgggaaccaccctggccaacatagatctaaacgatctagaacctaaacatagaaaaacttaacatagaaactacacaccctggctcaacatttaagagtccccaccaccactttctctccacctccctgttgcgcccctggtctggtctggcaccgctgactggagctggacccgacgacggtggatcgaactgtacaggctccggactggagccgctggccggagctggacagggcaccggtggagcggattgctctggctcaggagtggatccgctgactg belongs to Coregonus clupeaformis isolate EN_2021a chromosome 1, ASM2061545v1, whole genome shotgun sequence and includes:
- the c1h10orf88 gene encoding ATPase PAAT is translated as MASIDVSTSEDGPVNGHTSWACKSQERQLSDILLPVQSSDNTDISQIDRDTPNGCVPVLLEQIEEGSPCVITLCCAPHCPALITSLLVTSEARTIEVYSQAGDYCGTCRGERDPNAQPDSAERGPFYRNHLILESPTTSCEVKLLSLGGRGSVAVARVVMGLQTMTSADCSLSLGPSIDMLRVQSMMEEMGTSLSPGAQSLMNMVQFQQKNKADSLSGFLPFLLGSGALSALAKGTNGPSEATADIQQPSVNTSFQPDKMSDSASSDPFPQSRAASNTHTSLADMMSPFLNGQPGGRRPCIGPDMLPMLQSVCGQVTQLRIEDASKTSSGPRQEHVCCRELEQVMERRLGQMERRLMEHMDQRLDALQLRLETALLQTLDLPLSHLKTTAPMLDQPQALH